In Onthophagus taurus isolate NC chromosome 6, IU_Otau_3.0, whole genome shotgun sequence, a genomic segment contains:
- the LOC111424729 gene encoding transmembrane protein 198, which translates to MESGAQPGSLVPPRTNITLGTIPGLNVPDEPMVQRCTPPAGIDDNIAVAAVWSVYIVFGLLYTFFGYRCFKTVMFLTGFIFASCIVYMICLQGVLMPPYGNAGVALFAGVLFGLITTLVQYVGLFMAGLHTGVLAAVAALTIADHVVETTPNGQVWLCVGILLSSALLFAILNLYFRKGLTILGTSAYGGAILTASIDYFIERLAMVYWILDRISLKPVVPPPCWFSWFVFAAWPSFVLAGLVIQCAITGRGTHHADMAAGRKKPRPNGNGRTRIDRAEMRQKKYRYLYQVRTAHGDVISQNFVQALQKKDSEPSTGECSTLQSDATHLTILPDAQLAALTESEDDSHTEIQTQR; encoded by the exons atggaGAGCGGGGCACAGCCTGGCTCTTTGGTACCGCCGCGTACCAACATAACGCTGGGTACAATCCCGGGATTAAACGTTCCAGATGAACCAATGGTACAAAGATGTACACCGCCTGCGGGAATTGATGATAACATCGCTGTAGCGGCCGTTTGGTCGGTTTATATAGTTTTTGGACTACTTTACACATTTTTTG gATATCGATGTTTTAAAACAGTTATGTTCCTTACTGGATTTATTTTTGCATCTTGTATAGTTTATATGATATGTTTACAAGGAGTTTTGATGCCACCTTACGGAAATGcag gtGTAGCTCTTTTCGCTGGTGTTCTTTTCGGTTTAATAACAACTTTAGTTCAATACGTCGGGCTTTTTATGGCCGGATTACACACCGGAGTTTTAGCAGCCGTTGCTGCGTTGACAATCGCGGATCACGTCGTAGAAACCACCCCTAACGGTCAAGTTTGGCTTTGCGTGGGAATTCTACTATCTAGCGCTTTGTTATTTGCCATTTTAAACCTATACTTTAGAAAAGGTTTGACAATATTGGGAACAAGCGCCTATGGCGGAGCCATTTTAACCGCTTCAATCGATTATTTCATTGAAAGATTAGCGATGGTTTATTGGATTTTGGATCGGATATCGTTAAAACCCGTCGTCCCCCCACCTTGTTGGTTTTCTTGGTTCGTTTTTGCCGCCTGGCCTTCGTTTGTGCTGGCGGGGTTGGTTATACAATGTGCTATAACCGGAAGGGGGACACATCATGCTgata tgGCAGCTGGAAGGAAAAAACCGCGACCGAACGGAAATGGTCGAACGAGAATTGATCGGGCGGAAATGCGACAGAAAAAGTACAGGTACTTGTATCAAGTACGAACAGCTCACGGTGATGTTATCAGCCAG aATTTTGTGCAAGCTTTGCAAAAAAAAGATTCTGAACCGAGTACAGGCGAATGTAGTACATTACAATCGGATGCAACGCACTTAACAATTTTGCCGGATGCACAATTGGCGGCGTTAACGGAGAGCGAAGACGATAGCCATACGGAAATTCAAACGCAGCGATGA
- the LOC111424895 gene encoding large neutral amino acids transporter small subunit 1 produces the protein MGKALSQNSLAGSSQGIKMKKELGLIDGVAIIVGIIIGAGIFVSPKGVLRYSGSIGQAIIVWILSGLLSMIGALCYAELGTMIPKSGGDYAYISEAFGPLPAFLYLWVALFILVPTGNAITAITFAQYILQPLWPACDPPYEAVRLIAAVTTCFLTVINCYNVKWVTRVQDVFTATKIFALLLIVAAGIYYLSTGHTQHLQNPMEGTQTEPGYIALAFYSGLFSYSGWNYLNYVTEELKDPYRNLPRAICISMPLVTIIYVITNVAYFVVLSRAEILESQAVAVTFGDKMLGTFSFLMPFFVACSTFGSLNGAIFASSRLFFVGARQGHLPQAIALIDIKRLTPVPSLIFMCIITLALVVIEDVYVLINYVSFVEALFIMISVTGLLWMRRSRPNAERPIKVNIALPVIFFIICAFLVTFPCYVSLLEVGIASVFVLCGIPVFYVTIGWKSKPIWLQRCFDNFNKSCAKLFVCVPEETID, from the exons atggGTAAAGCTTTGAGTCAAAATTCACTTGCCGGCTCCAGTCAAggaattaaaatgaaaaaggaGTTAGGATTAATTGATGGTGTTGCTATTATTGTTGGAATAATAATCGGAGCGGGAATTTTTGTCTCTCCAAAAGGAGTATTAAGATATTCAGGATCTATTGGACAAGCTATTATAGTTTGGATACTCTCAGGGTTATTATCAATGATTGGAGCTTTATGTTATGCCGAATTAG gtACAATGATACCAAAATCCGGAGGTGATTACGCTTACATAAGCGAAGCGTTCGGTCCACTTCCAGCTTTTCTTTACCTTTGGGTGGCACTTTTCATTCTGGTACCAACTGGAAATGCAATAACAGCAATAACTTTCGCCCAGTATATTCTTCAACCATTATGGCCAGCGTGTGATCCCCCTTACGAAGCTGTACGATTAATCGCTGCGGTTACAACGTGTTTTTTAACCGTAATCAATTGTTACAATGTTAAATGGGTTACCAGGGTTCAAGATGTGTTCACAGCGACGAAAATTTTCGCGTTATTATTGATTGTAGCTGCGGGgatatattatttatcaaCGGGACATACACAACATTTACAAAACCCTATGGAAGGAACTCAAACCGAGCCTGGTTACATCGCGTTAGCGTTTTATTCCGGGTTATTTTCTTATTCTGgatggaattatttaaattacgtTACCGAAGAATTAAAAGATCCATATAG aaATCTTCCTCGCGCAATTTGCATTTCGATGCCGTTAGTAACGATAATTTACGTTATAACAAACGTTGCGTATTTCGTTGTATTGAGTCGTGCCGAAATTTTGGAATCGCAAGCGGTTGCAGTTACATTTGGTGATAAAATGTTGGGCACATTCTCGTTTTTAATGCCGTTCTTTGTTGCTTGTTCTACTTTTGGATCCTTAAACGGAGCTATTTTTGCTTCATCtcgattattttttgttgggGCGCGTCAAGGACATCTTCCGCAAGCCATCGCattaattgatattaaaagaCTCACCCCGGTACCTTCATTAATCTTTATG TGTATAATAACGTTAGCTTTGGTTGTAATTGAAGATGTTTacgtattaataaattacgtATCATTTGTGGaagctttatttataatgatCAGCGTAACGGGTCTTTTATGGATGAGGCGTTCGAGGCCGAACGCTGAAAGGCctataaaagtaaatattgcGCTTCCagtgatattttttataatatgcgCATTTTTGGTGACTTTTCCGTGTTATGTTTCGCTTCTCGAAGTTGGAATAGCCTCCGTTTTTGTTCTTTGTGGTATTCCGGTGTTTTACGTCACAATTGGTTGGAAATCAAAACCAATTTGGCTACAAAGGTGCtttgataatttcaataaaagctGTGCTAAGCTCTTTGTTTGTGTACCAGAAGAAACCATTGACTGA
- the LOC139430309 gene encoding mpv17-like protein 2, which translates to MSILSKISKLFRPLKKHVGNTFHKAFTEYLLMTNIVSSVILMQLGDMIQQEVELHIGTLEKRYDYGRMFRMATTGIGYGVLHHYFYTNLDKLWPKPIMSHTIKKVVCDQVSMSPFCIVYFFYCAGILEGKNIYECTEELKEKFMNVYLLDCVVWPPSQYVNFLYVPVKYQVIYINVVTMFYDIFLSYIKHKQPETVESSKVKNEEAIEEKDKFRNKDRNRSRVDTREDTTTDKRDKKLDKKQKKVKDNVDDKKEEDNENTEGGELKKAKSGSVTDYFRKLKSKTQVTEEKSDDK; encoded by the coding sequence atgtcaatattatcaaaaatttcaaaattatttcgacCATTAAAAAAACACGTTGGGAATACTTTCCACAAAGCGTTTACTGAATACCTGTTGATGACCAATATTGTATCTTCGGTGATATTGATGCAACTTGGAGATATGATTCAACAAGAAGTCGAATTACATATAGGTACTTTAGAGAAACGTTACGATTATGGAAGAATGTTTCGGATGGCCACGACTGGTATCGGGTATGGGGTACTACATCATTACTTTTACACGAATTTAGATAAACTTTGGCCGAAACCGATCATGAGCCATAcgataaaaaaagttgtatgCGATCAGGTCTCAATGTCCCCGTTTTGTATAGTATACTTCTTTTATTGCGCCGGAATTCTTGAAGGTAAAAATATATACGAATGTACTGAagagttaaaagaaaaatttatgaacGTTTATCTTTTGGATTGTGTGGTGTGGCCTCCGTCGcaatatgttaattttttatacgtACCAGTGAAATACCAAGTTATATATATTAATGTAGTTACTATGTTTTATGACATCTTTTTATCGTACATAAAACACAAACAACCTGAAACTGTGGAAAGTTCAAAAGTTAAGAATGAAGAGGCAATCgaagaaaaagataaatttagaaataaagataGAAATAGATCTAGAGTAGACACAAGAGAAGATACAACAACAGATAAAAGAGACAAGAAACTGgacaaaaaacagaaaaaagtaaaagataATGTTGACGATAAAAAGGAAGAAGATAACGAAAATACAGAAGGAGGTGAACTTAAGAAAGCTAAAAGCGGTAGCGTCACCgattatttcagaaaacttAAATCTAAAACTCAAGTAACGGAAGAAAAATCGGATGATAAGTAA
- the LOC111424896 gene encoding CBP80/20-dependent translation initiation factor, whose product MSQNQQSGGLKRSQKADFQSSSTTVLRERSFVKQNSRESSKRRSQTMMAANLVKGNKPTMEIYRPPNVRIDNIPQQHGNNKLNVHAKEFTMGSELQTSKSSGNLALFNFDCNNIQHHQHQHPLQQSKSSGNVLRHLPHSIIPIVPLPILHSTSTSQILNHLPRVNFQMTAEALSAHHQFLQQAQQQQQQQKNQNWNQNSSPQNHNLRRSKSTGAAEIRNMAKNKEFLMLQEADLGAFSEHSATVKIATENPNQLQSRTLMELAKIIMERVVEGIKYSEAGAKLCVTIIEKERTQTFIESLINTCQQWYQERDKILRGIKAGDGTRFSAFMWFLTEMCGQLKRHQLRDRFENLQPDLVLLSVLAKCCQACVSLPIKCLAETECLFFVLTSIGRDLENELPAQLEQLLANVRDGFLASVGSPSVRKTLLQLIELHASNWQLPGSSVLYYYPRIK is encoded by the coding sequence ATGTCTCAAAATCAACAATCGGGTGGCTTAAAACGTAGTCAAAAAGCCGATTTTCAATCAAGTTCAACAACCGTTTTGCGAGAGCGAAGCTTTGTTAAACAAAATAGCAGAGAATCATCGAAACGAAGAAGTCAAACAATGATGGCTGCTAATCTCGTAAAAGGTAACAAACCAACGATGGAAATTTATAGACCCCCCAACGTGCGAATAGATAATATTCCTCAACAACACggtaataacaaattaaacgtACACGCGAAAGAATTTACGATGGGGTCCGAACTTCAAACGTCAAAATCAAGCGGAAACTTAGcattattcaattttgattgTAACAATATTCAACATCATCAACACCAACACCCTTTACAACAATCAAAATCGAGTGGAAACGTTCTTAGACATCTCCCACATTCAATTATTCCTATTGTTCCACTTCCTATTCTTCATTCAACTTCAACAtctcaaattttaaatcatctccctcgagttaattttcaaatgaCAGCGGAAGCGTTAAGCGCTCATCATCAATTTCTTCAACAAgcccaacaacaacaacagcaacaaaaaaatcagAATTGGAATCAAAATTCTTCCCCTCAAAATCACAATTTGAGACGTTCTAAATCAACGGGGGCTGCAGAAATAAGAAATATggctaaaaataaagaatttttgatgttACAAGAAGCCGATTTGGGGGCTTTTTCTGAACATTCGGCAACGGTTAAAATAGCGACTGAAAATCCTAATCAATTACAATCGAGAACTTTAATGGAATTGGCTAAGATAATAATGGAACGGGTTGTTGAAGGAATAAAATATTCGGAAGCTGGAGCAAAACTTTGTGTTACGattattgaaaaagaacgCACCCAAACGTTTATTGAATCGTTAATTAACACCTGTCAGCAATGGTATCAAGAACGTGATAAAATCTTACGCGGTATAAAAGCTGGAGATGGGACTAGATTTAGTGCTTTTATGTGGTTTTTAACTGAGATGTGTGGTCAACTTAAACGTCATCAATTAAGAGAtcgatttgaaaatttgcaacCCGATTTGGTACTTCTTTCCGTTTTGGCAAAATGTTGCCAAGCGTGCGTGAGTCTACCGATTAAATGCTTAGCGGAAACGGAATGCCTCTTTTTTGTACTAACCTCGATTGGAAGGGATTTAGAAAACGAACTTCCCGCACAATTGGAACAGCTTTTAGCAAACGTTCGAGATGGGTTCTTAGCGAGCGTTGGATCTCCTTCGGTAAGGAAAACACTTCTACAACTAATCGAATTGCACGCGTCTAACTGGCAATTACCTGGATCATCGGTGCTTTATTATTATccaagaataaaataa
- the LOC111424897 gene encoding tyrosine aminotransferase: MLETPIIDELGYNEKTQKEWKITASKAAKNCKNYIRDIVDNLNLEPNPEKKVIALSLGDPTVYGNLKPSQETLESILEVINECSSNGYAPCVGYESARLAVAEYLSHDGVEISPKDIILCSGCSSALDLCISVLADAGKNHNILMPRPGFPIYRTLAESNGVKVKTYNLLSEKNWQVDLYDLESQIDENTSAIVVNNPSNPCGSVFDEEHLAKILNIARKYQVPVIADEIYERLVFPEKKFVSMASLESGVPMLICGGLAKRFLIPGWRMGWIIIHDPVNALDEIKKGLLCLSQKTIGSNTIVQGALPKILKTPQNFHDDLINTLCENATLTFDQIKDIPGLIPYMPDGAMYMMVKICLEHFPQFQTGLQFVRRLMEEESVFCLPGDCFELPGFMRLVITLPSELMLEAGDRIKAFCNKYYT; the protein is encoded by the exons ATGTTAGAGACTCCAATAATAGATGAATTGGGTTACAATGAGAAGACGCAGAAAGAATGGAAGATAACGGCGTCCAAAGCTGCGAAAAATTGCAAGAATTATATCAGAGATATCGTGGACAATTTGAATTTAGAACCTAATCCAGAAAAGAAAGTTATAGCACTCTCATTAG GTGATCCCACAGTTTATGGAAACTTAAAACCATCTCAAGAAACACTCGAATCAattttagaggttataaatGAGTGTTCATCAAACGGTTATGCTCCATGCGTTGGTTATGAATCAGCAAGATTAGCCGTGGCAGAGTATTTATCACATGATGGCGTTGAAATTTCTCcaaaagatattattttatgCAGCGGTTGTTCATCAGCTTTAGATTTATGTATAAGCGTTTTAGCTGATGCAGGGAAAAATCACAACATTTTAATGCCACGACCGGGATTTCCAATTTATCGAACTTTGGCGGAAAGTAATGGTGTTAAAGtaaaaacttataatttgttaTCAGAAAAGAATTGGCAAGTTGATTTGTACGATTTGGAATCGcaaattgatgaaaatactTCCGCTATTGTCGTAAATAATCCATCGAATCCGTGTGGATCAGTTTTCGATGAAGAACATCTcgcgaaaattttaaacatcgCCCGGAAATATCAAGTTCCGGTTATTGCGGATGAAATTTATGAACGCTTGGTGTTTCCTGAGAAAAAATTCGTTTCAATGGCCTCTTTGGAATCTGGAGTGCCAATGTTGATTTGTGGCGGATTGGCAAAGAGGTTTTTAATTCCCGGATGGCGTATGGGCTGGATTATTATCCACGACCCAGTTAATGCTTTAGATGAAATTAAGAAAGGATTGTTATGTCTTAGCCAAAAAACCATCGGTAGTAACACAATCGTTCAAGGAGCTTTAcctaaaatattgaaaacaccacaaaattttcacgacgatttaattaacaccCTTTGCGAAAACGCCACGTTAACTTTTgaccaaattaaagatattccAGGTTTAATTCCTTACATGCCTGATGGTGCTATGTATATGATGGTTAAGATTTGCCTTGAACATTTTCCACAATTCCAAACTGGATTGCAGTTTGTTAGGAGGTTAATGGAGGAAGAATCGGTGTTTTGTTTACCAGGGGAT tGTTTTGAACTCCCAGGATTTATGAGATTGGTTATAACCTTACCTTCGGAATTAATGCTGGAAGCCGGAGATCGCATTAAAGCATTTTGCAACAAATACTATACCTGA
- the LOC111424791 gene encoding vacuolar protein sorting-associated protein 52 homolog, with product MSKLTGFLENPNAKLEENLEDDVVQDILKTGTDLRHYSRQIEKELKQVENKSIQDYIKESQNIANLHGQISACDQILERMENMLLGFQNDLGSISSEILSLQKKSISMSQELSNRQAIRGQLSQFIDDITVPESLISGIMETPVTDKDFLTHLQVLNHKISFVKEQSFKESKSCTDVKDILEKLKIKAMSKIRTYLLEQVYKFRKPMANYQMPQNAMLKNKFFFEFILSNERNVAQEISNEYVDTMSKVYFSYFKSYSGRIMKLQFEETATKEDLMGIEDTANRGLFHKSSLKHKGTVFTIGNRGDVLAQQLEAPIIVPHVQSKTRYYYEALFRSEQYALVDNACREYLFVSEFFMVRGQAALGIFNQIMGKTLQLLTKNLEAFVSDCYDTIALFLCFHLILRYQLMCHKRCVPALDKYWEYLQGIILPRFESVFRLNIGSIRDCDPSKFNREMGPHYITRRYAEFSAALVGISENFPNELVNRLLAELQEEVELFILRMAGIFPQRKEQLIFLINNYDMVLNIIMERTRDNSKEAESFRARLSTKSSEYVEEILSPHFGEMMQFVKECERNQEKNVQDPKRIESKAIILVQNFSSNWKKSLEELNREVLLSFPNLVTGSGLLQLALTQLVQYYHRFHKLLSPNLKTQLTNIHHIMIEMKKYKTNY from the exons ATGAGTAAATTAACcggatttttagaaaatcccaatgcaaaattagaagaaaaccTCGAAGATGATGTTGtacaagatattttaaaaacaggtACTGACTTAAGACATTATTCCAGGCAAATAGAGAAAGAATTGAAACAAGTCGAGAATAAATCCATACAAGATTACATTAAAGAGAGCCAAAACATAGCAAATCTTCACGGACAGATTTCGGCATGTGATCAAATCCTTGAACGAATGGAAAACATGTTATTGggttttcaaaatgatttaggAAGCATAAGTAGCGAAATATTGTCCTTACAAAAGAAATCGATCAGTATGAGTCAAGAATTAAGTAATCGACAAGCTATTAGAGGACAATTAAGTCAATTTATTGACGATATAACCGTACCTGAATCTTTAATATCAGGAATTATGGAAACTCCGGTTACTGATAAAGATTTCTTGACACATTTACAAgtattaaatcataaaatcaGTTTTGTTAAAGAACAAAGCTTTAAAGAATCGAAATCTTGCACGGACGTTAAGgacattttagaaaaactcAAAATCAAGGCAATGTCTAAAATAAGAACGTATTTACTCGAACAAGTTTACAAGTTTCGAAAACCAATGGCAAATTACCAAATGCCCCAAAACGCTAtgttaaagaataaatttttcttcgagtttattttatcaaatgaAAGAAATGTAGCTCAAGAAATTTCTAATGAATACGTCGATACAATGAGCAAAGtttacttttcttattttaaatcatattcAGGAAGAATTATGAAATTGCAATTTGAAGAAACTGCAACTAAGGAAGATTTAATGGGTATTGAAGATACTGCGAATAGAGGGTTGTTTCATAAAAGTAGTTTAAAACATAAAGGAACTGTTTTTACAATTGGGAATAGAGGTGATGTTTTAGCACAACAATTAGAAGCACCGATTATTGTTCCACATGTACAATCGAAAACAAGG TATTACTATGAGGCTTTATTTCGTAGTGAACAATACGCTTTAGTGGATAATGCTTGTCGGGAGTACTTATTTGTGAGCGAATTTTTTATGGTGAGGGGCCAAGCTGCTTTAGGAATATTCAATCAAATAATGGGAAAAACTTTACAGCTTTTAACA aaaaatttagaaGCTTTTGTATCAGATTGTTATGACACAATagcattatttttatgtttccaTTTAATACTTCGTTACCAATTAATGTGTCATAAAAGATGCGTCCCTGCTTTAGATAAATATTGGGAATATCTCCAAGGAATCATTTTACCCAGATTTGAAAGTGTTTTTCGCTTAAATATCGGAAGTATTAGAGATTGTGATCCATCTAAATTTAACAGAGAAATGGGGCCACATTAT aTTACAAGAAGATACGCTGAATTTAGTGCTGCATTAGTAGGAATAAGTGAAAATTTCCCCAATGAATTAGTAAACAGACTTTTAGCTGAGCTTCAAGAAGAAGtggaattatttatattacgaATGGCGGGGATTTTTCCACAACGAAAAgagcaattaatttttttaatcaacaatTACGACatggttttaaatataataatggaACGAACGCGAGATAATTCGAAAGAAGCGGAGTCGTTTCGGGCTCGTTTGTCCACGAAAAGTTCCGAATACGTCGAAGAGATTTTAAGCCCTCATTTCGGCGAAATGATGCAATTCGTTAAAGAATGCGAAAGAAATCAGGAAAAAAATGTGCAAGATCCAAAAAGAATCGAATCAAAAGCGATCATTTTGGTACAAAATTTCTCgtcaaattggaaaaaatcacTTGAAGAATTAAACAGAGAGGTTTTGTTATCGTTTCCAAATTTAGTTACTGGTTCTGGTTTATTACAGTTAGCTTTAACACAACTTGTACAGTATTATCATAGATTTCATAAATTGTTAAGTCCTAATTTAAAAACTCAATTGACTAACATTCATCATATTAtgattgaaatgaaaaaatataaaactaattattaa